The Brevibacillus brevis genome contains a region encoding:
- a CDS encoding MgtC/SapB family protein: METLQWLYVKYDLEMYMRVVVSAILGLFIGWDRSHRNKPAGLKTYMYVSVACTLITLVSIYSTKLYSAPGNGTMMDPMRLAAQIVTGLGFLGAGVILKDGLKVKGLTSAAMIFFAGGIGIGIGAGFYGIVIFSVIIAFVLARISQRVEDVQHKRLGK, translated from the coding sequence ATGGAGACTCTACAATGGTTGTATGTGAAGTATGACTTGGAAATGTATATGCGGGTAGTGGTGAGTGCGATTCTCGGTTTATTCATCGGGTGGGATCGCTCGCACAGAAACAAGCCTGCCGGGCTGAAAACGTATATGTATGTGTCCGTGGCCTGCACGCTCATCACACTTGTTTCCATTTACAGCACAAAGCTATACAGCGCGCCTGGCAACGGAACGATGATGGACCCGATGCGCTTGGCTGCACAGATTGTCACAGGTCTTGGCTTTTTGGGAGCAGGCGTCATCTTGAAGGACGGCTTGAAAGTAAAAGGACTGACCTCCGCAGCCATGATCTTTTTCGCTGGAGGGATTGGCATAGGGATCGGAGCCGGATTTTACGGCATTGTGATATTCTCGGTCATCATCGCCTTTGTACTCGCCAGGATCAGTCAGCGTGTGGAAGATGTCCAGCACAAGCGGTTAGGAAAGTGA